One segment of Treponema primitia ZAS-1 DNA contains the following:
- a CDS encoding amino acid ABC transporter permease, with protein MSSGPFALWRWGRLFKDFPGFLEGFRITLLVSILALLLALILGIIFGLFSTSNKKILRAIARVYVEFFQNTPLVVQVFFVYNALPYVGITLDVFSIGMLCVGIYHGAYVSEVVRAGISSIARGQMEAAKSQGFSYLQAMRWIILPQTITIVLPPLVNQAVNLIKNTSVMALVAGGDLMYRADSWASNGTLSYGPAYIITGAMYFILCFPLVSWARRHELRIKNRDTQTVRPAALSAKGGQ; from the coding sequence GTGAGCAGCGGACCGTTTGCCCTGTGGCGTTGGGGGCGTTTATTTAAGGATTTCCCGGGCTTTCTGGAGGGCTTTAGGATCACCCTGCTGGTGTCGATCCTGGCCCTGCTCTTAGCCCTGATCCTTGGAATCATCTTCGGCCTTTTTTCCACTTCCAACAAAAAAATACTGCGGGCTATTGCCAGGGTGTATGTGGAATTTTTCCAGAATACACCCCTGGTGGTCCAGGTGTTTTTTGTGTATAACGCCCTGCCCTATGTGGGGATCACCCTGGATGTGTTCTCCATAGGAATGCTCTGCGTGGGTATCTACCACGGGGCGTATGTGTCCGAAGTGGTCCGGGCGGGGATTAGCTCCATAGCGAGGGGGCAGATGGAGGCCGCTAAGTCCCAGGGCTTTTCCTATCTCCAGGCTATGCGCTGGATCATCCTCCCCCAGACCATCACCATCGTGCTGCCCCCTTTGGTAAACCAGGCGGTAAACCTCATCAAAAATACTTCGGTGATGGCCCTTGTCGCCGGGGGGGACCTGATGTACCGGGCTGATTCCTGGGCGTCTAACGGTACCCTGAGTTACGGCCCGGCCTATATCATTACCGGGGCCATGTACTTCATCCTTTGCTTCCCCCTGGTAAGCTGGGCACGCCGTCATGAGCTGCGAATCAAAAACCGGGACACCCAGACGGTCCGGCCGGCGGCCTTGTCGGCTAAGGGGGGCCAATGA
- a CDS encoding amino acid ABC transporter permease, with protein MNTQVFADIFTPPNVRYILIGLRTTLLISLATVAASVALGSVLALCRNYGRRFFGRIASIYIEVFRSTPLLLWILICVFMLPFGTYLIRGGLALTLYTSSVIAEIVRGGLNSIDKGQFEAARSQGFSFLQALRYIVLPQCFMRIVPSLMSQIITTVKDTSFFAQFAIAEFFFNSKNLMGILSKNTVVSSAHIFVLYCFIALVYFVINFSLSCIVRKLAKNEQGLSLHPEQ; from the coding sequence ATGAACACCCAGGTTTTTGCGGATATTTTTACTCCCCCTAATGTCCGGTATATCCTGATCGGCCTGCGGACTACCCTGCTCATTTCCCTTGCCACCGTGGCGGCCAGCGTTGCCTTAGGCTCCGTGCTGGCCCTATGCAGAAATTACGGGCGCCGGTTTTTTGGCAGGATAGCTTCTATATATATAGAAGTGTTTCGCAGTACCCCTCTTTTATTGTGGATACTGATCTGTGTGTTTATGCTGCCCTTCGGCACCTACCTTATCCGGGGTGGTCTGGCCCTGACTCTCTACACTTCCTCGGTGATCGCAGAAATTGTGCGGGGCGGGCTTAATTCCATCGACAAAGGGCAGTTCGAGGCTGCCCGGTCCCAGGGGTTCAGTTTTCTGCAGGCCCTCAGGTACATCGTGCTGCCCCAATGCTTCATGCGCATAGTCCCCTCCCTGATGAGCCAGATCATCACCACTGTTAAGGATACTTCCTTTTTTGCCCAGTTCGCCATTGCGGAATTTTTCTTCAACAGCAAAAACCTCATGGGTATACTTTCCAAAAATACCGTGGTGAGCAGCGCCCATATTTTTGTACTCTACTGCTTTATCGCCTTGGTTTACTTTGTCATCAACTTTTCCCTTTCCTGTATTGTGCGGAAGCTTGCTAAAAATGAACAAGGGCTGTCCCTGCACCCGGAACAGTAG
- a CDS encoding amidohydrolase: MDREPLQEKLVSHFQWFHRHPELGFAEFETTARIREFLTGLGVEILDTGLETGLVAQIGSGEPVVALRCDIDALPITEDSSLPYASEYSGRMHACGHDFHTTAMLGAATLLSAEKGKLPGTVKLIFQPAEETAKGAAKVLATGVLADAVEIYGLHVSPDLPLRQIGVSPGATYAAVGAFTMKIRGVGGHAGYPHLSRDPIIALGQIIVAAQSIVSRNANPFDPSVLSITHVEGGNTWNVIPPEASIEGTIRSLGTDKYTSIAERLGEIVKGVELTSNTRIDFTWAMSSPATDNDPTLTAFVADTARELGLAVGPSRQGMGGEDFALYQQRIKGVFWNIGVGSPEGIHHPRFTANPAPLSSAATLLARLAEKALNRLVKSS; encoded by the coding sequence ATGGATAGGGAACCCCTGCAGGAAAAACTGGTCTCCCATTTCCAGTGGTTCCACCGGCATCCCGAATTGGGGTTTGCGGAATTTGAAACCACCGCCCGTATCCGGGAGTTTCTTACCGGCCTGGGGGTGGAAATTCTTGACACGGGGCTGGAAACCGGCCTTGTCGCCCAAATTGGGAGCGGAGAACCCGTGGTTGCCCTGCGCTGCGATATTGACGCCCTCCCCATCACTGAAGATTCGAGTCTCCCCTATGCTTCCGAATATTCCGGGCGTATGCACGCCTGCGGCCACGATTTCCACACCACCGCCATGCTGGGTGCGGCAACACTGCTTTCCGCGGAAAAGGGAAAACTCCCCGGTACGGTGAAGTTGATCTTTCAGCCTGCGGAGGAAACCGCCAAGGGAGCCGCCAAAGTTCTGGCCACCGGCGTTCTGGCGGACGCAGTGGAAATCTACGGTCTCCATGTCAGCCCGGACCTCCCCTTGAGGCAAATCGGCGTCAGCCCCGGTGCAACTTATGCTGCGGTGGGCGCCTTTACCATGAAAATCCGGGGCGTGGGCGGCCATGCGGGCTACCCCCATCTTTCCCGGGACCCCATCATAGCCCTGGGGCAGATCATTGTTGCCGCCCAATCCATCGTAAGCCGCAATGCTAACCCCTTTGACCCCTCGGTGCTGAGCATAACCCATGTAGAGGGGGGTAATACCTGGAACGTGATCCCCCCGGAAGCGTCGATTGAAGGGACAATCCGTTCCCTGGGAACCGATAAATACACCAGCATTGCCGAACGGCTTGGGGAAATTGTGAAGGGGGTTGAACTGACCAGCAATACCCGCATTGATTTTACCTGGGCCATGAGTTCCCCCGCCACGGATAACGATCCCACTCTGACCGCCTTTGTGGCGGACACCGCCCGGGAACTGGGGCTTGCGGTAGGCCCTTCAAGGCAGGGCATGGGGGGCGAGGATTTCGCCCTCTACCAACAGCGGATTAAGGGGGTCTTCTGGAACATCGGTGTGGGCAGCCCCGAGGGCATCCACCACCCCCGTTTCACCGCCAATCCGGCCCCCCTCAGCAGCGCCGCAACTCTCCTGGCCCGGCTTGCAGAAAAAGCCTTAAACCGCCTAGTAAAATCCTCTTGA
- a CDS encoding glutathione S-transferase family protein produces MVATSESAHEISAEGAFVRQANRFTTPFGSGPGELPVEAGRYRLLWAAICPWAHRQIIVLNLLGLTEAISIGKANPVRTDRGWEFSLDPAGVDPVLKIRYLSEAYEKADPAYTGRATVPAVVDISTGKVVNNDYFKLTNHWETAWAPLHKKDAPDLYPPDLRTDIDGLNDIIFHEVNNAVYKAGFAENQGEYEKNYELLFKRLDILEERLGKNRYLFGSSITDSDIRLYVTLARFDTAYNLVFRCNRNRLVDFPNLWNYAKDLFQTPGFGDTTDFDAIKRGYQLGSHGHNPYQLLALGPDTSGWNEKHDRGRFNNIPSRGSA; encoded by the coding sequence ATGGTTGCAACTTCAGAATCGGCTCATGAAATAAGCGCAGAGGGCGCCTTTGTGCGCCAGGCTAACCGATTTACTACGCCCTTTGGCAGCGGTCCCGGGGAGCTTCCGGTGGAGGCGGGGAGATATCGGCTGCTCTGGGCGGCGATCTGCCCCTGGGCTCACCGGCAGATCATCGTCCTCAATCTCCTGGGACTGACGGAGGCTATCAGCATTGGGAAGGCTAATCCGGTGCGGACCGATAGGGGCTGGGAATTTTCCCTCGATCCCGCCGGGGTCGATCCGGTGTTGAAAATCCGGTATCTTTCGGAGGCCTATGAAAAGGCCGATCCCGCTTATACCGGCAGGGCAACGGTTCCCGCGGTGGTGGATATAAGCACCGGCAAGGTGGTGAACAACGATTATTTCAAGCTGACTAACCACTGGGAGACTGCCTGGGCGCCCCTGCATAAAAAAGACGCCCCGGATCTCTATCCCCCGGATTTGCGCACTGATATTGATGGGTTGAATGATATTATTTTCCATGAAGTTAATAACGCTGTTTACAAGGCGGGGTTTGCCGAAAATCAAGGGGAATATGAAAAAAATTACGAGCTCCTTTTTAAGCGCCTGGACATCCTGGAGGAACGGCTCGGGAAAAACCGTTATCTTTTTGGCAGCAGTATTACTGATTCTGATATACGGCTCTACGTTACCCTGGCCCGTTTCGATACGGCCTATAATTTGGTATTCCGGTGCAACCGGAACCGGCTCGTTGATTTTCCGAACCTCTGGAATTATGCCAAGGACCTTTTTCAGACCCCGGGCTTTGGGGATACCACGGATTTTGACGCCATCAAGCGGGGGTACCAGCTGGGCTCCCATGGGCATAACCCCTACCAGCTTCTCGCCCTGGGGCCGGATACTTCAGGCTGGAACGAGAAGCACGACCGGGGGCGTTTTAACAATATCCCCTCAAGGGGGAGTGCATAA
- a CDS encoding GNAT family N-acetyltransferase, which yields MGNLEFRLMEKEDFGAIVTLMAGTFFHSALYTWAAPDEEERRRLLNAMFHHRAQGWLAYQTELVLEAGVIVGSATWIPPKNGEEEPVKNTGSMDDVFKGLSPGVAERWMVFQAIIEAQEKSIPPLAWELAPIAIAPEAQGRKIGSKLIAKKLEEIDQAGLPCFLATQDRINLEIYGRFGFKKTDEIPIAPGGPISYGMFRAAGVPDSL from the coding sequence ATGGGGAACCTCGAATTTAGATTAATGGAAAAAGAAGATTTCGGTGCAATAGTAACTCTCATGGCGGGAACTTTTTTTCATTCCGCCCTCTATACCTGGGCAGCCCCTGATGAGGAGGAACGGCGGCGGCTCCTCAATGCCATGTTCCATCACCGGGCACAAGGCTGGCTCGCATACCAGACCGAGCTTGTCTTAGAAGCGGGCGTCATCGTGGGCTCCGCCACTTGGATTCCCCCCAAGAACGGTGAGGAGGAGCCCGTCAAGAATACCGGTTCCATGGACGATGTTTTCAAGGGCCTTTCCCCGGGGGTGGCGGAACGGTGGATGGTATTCCAGGCCATCATCGAAGCCCAGGAAAAAAGTATTCCTCCCCTTGCTTGGGAACTGGCCCCCATAGCGATTGCCCCGGAAGCGCAGGGCAGAAAGATAGGATCCAAACTGATAGCAAAAAAGCTTGAAGAGATAGACCAGGCCGGTCTGCCCTGTTTCCTGGCAACCCAGGATCGGATAAACTTGGAAATCTACGGACGCTTCGGATTCAAAAAGACTGATGAAATTCCAATCGCCCCCGGCGGGCCTATCAGTTACGGTATGTTCCGTGCAGCCGGTGTGCCGGATTCGCTCTAG
- the cysK gene encoding cysteine synthase A has product MSISIAQDATQLIGGTPLVKLNRLAPKDGADVYVKLESFNIGGSVKDRIALNMINAAEAEGKIKPGDTLIEVTSGNTGIGLALVAAVKGYKLIIVMGDNVSVERRQLAQAYGAEVVIVSAVGGIKTSFDKAAELIAQHGYFEVKQFENPHNPETHERTTGPEIVEALGKAPDAFVAGIGTGGTITGVGRYLKKLRSDVRIVAVEPDASPVLSGGTGGPHAIQGIGAGIIPKVLDTGIYDEIIRITNDEARDTARALAAKEGLLLGYSAAAAILSATRVAERLGKGKSVVVIAPDTGERYLSTPLYKFE; this is encoded by the coding sequence ATGTCAATCAGCATTGCCCAGGACGCCACGCAACTTATCGGAGGGACCCCGCTGGTTAAACTTAACCGCCTTGCCCCCAAGGATGGGGCGGATGTCTATGTCAAGCTTGAAAGTTTTAATATCGGGGGCAGCGTAAAAGACAGGATTGCCCTCAATATGATTAACGCCGCGGAGGCGGAAGGAAAAATTAAACCCGGAGATACCCTGATTGAAGTAACCAGCGGCAATACCGGGATAGGCCTGGCCCTGGTGGCGGCGGTCAAGGGCTACAAATTAATAATCGTCATGGGGGATAACGTTAGTGTGGAGCGGCGTCAGCTTGCCCAGGCCTACGGTGCGGAGGTGGTTATTGTCAGCGCCGTGGGGGGCATAAAAACATCCTTTGACAAGGCGGCGGAACTGATCGCCCAGCATGGCTACTTTGAGGTTAAGCAGTTTGAAAACCCCCACAATCCCGAAACCCATGAGCGCACCACGGGCCCGGAAATTGTCGAAGCCCTGGGCAAAGCGCCCGACGCCTTTGTCGCGGGCATCGGTACCGGGGGCACCATCACCGGCGTAGGGCGCTATCTCAAAAAGCTCCGGTCCGATGTGCGGATCGTTGCGGTGGAGCCCGACGCCTCGCCGGTGCTGAGCGGCGGCACGGGCGGTCCCCACGCTATCCAGGGGATCGGCGCGGGGATCATCCCCAAGGTTCTGGATACGGGGATCTACGATGAGATAATCCGCATCACCAACGATGAAGCCCGGGATACGGCCCGCGCCCTGGCGGCGAAGGAAGGGCTCCTGCTGGGTTATTCCGCCGCAGCCGCCATCCTCAGCGCGACCCGGGTTGCGGAACGTTTGGGAAAAGGCAAGTCCGTGGTTGTTATTGCCCCGGATACGGGGGAACGGTACCTATCCACACCCCTGTATAAATTCGAGTAA
- a CDS encoding glutathione S-transferase family protein, producing the protein MAYKTWFAGETNNASGAFVRQGNHFTAPFGAGEGELPIEAGRYRLIWSAACPWATRQMIVRSLLGLEKVLSVGLVDPIRPAKEYSDWAFSLDPGAVDPVLKVKYLSDLYLASDPNYQGRFTVPAIVDIPSGTVVNNDYFNLSYYWETVWQDFHKPDAPDLFPEKLRQDIQELNSIIFHDVNNGVYKAGFARGQAAYEAAYHRVFKRLDWLDGRLSTQRYLFGDSITDSDIRLWVSLARFDAAYYNAFRVNRNRLTDFPHLWAYARDLYQIPAFGENTHFDHIKAHYHVCCDPGNVFGIVPKGPDAAAWKIAHGREKLAIHPA; encoded by the coding sequence ATGGCATATAAAACGTGGTTTGCGGGCGAAACAAACAATGCAAGCGGCGCCTTTGTGCGGCAGGGGAATCATTTTACCGCCCCCTTCGGCGCCGGAGAGGGGGAACTCCCCATAGAAGCCGGACGATACCGGCTCATCTGGTCCGCGGCCTGCCCTTGGGCGACCCGGCAAATGATAGTCCGGAGCCTCCTGGGCTTGGAAAAGGTCCTGAGCGTGGGCCTGGTGGACCCCATACGGCCCGCCAAGGAGTACAGCGACTGGGCTTTCAGCCTGGACCCGGGAGCTGTGGACCCGGTTTTAAAGGTGAAATACCTCAGCGATCTCTACCTGGCCTCGGATCCCAATTACCAGGGCCGTTTTACGGTCCCCGCCATTGTGGACATCCCCTCCGGCACGGTGGTGAACAACGATTACTTTAACCTTAGCTATTACTGGGAAACGGTGTGGCAGGATTTCCATAAACCGGACGCCCCTGACCTTTTTCCGGAAAAGCTGCGGCAGGATATCCAGGAGCTCAACAGTATCATTTTTCACGATGTAAACAACGGGGTGTATAAAGCGGGGTTTGCCCGTGGTCAGGCAGCCTACGAAGCGGCATATCACCGGGTGTTTAAGCGCCTGGATTGGCTGGACGGGCGGCTCTCCACCCAGCGTTATCTTTTTGGGGATTCCATCACCGATTCGGACATCCGGCTCTGGGTAAGTTTGGCGCGGTTTGACGCAGCCTATTACAATGCCTTCCGGGTAAACCGAAACCGGCTGACCGATTTTCCCCACCTCTGGGCCTATGCCCGGGATCTCTACCAGATTCCGGCCTTTGGCGAAAATACTCACTTTGATCATATCAAAGCCCATTACCACGTATGCTGCGATCCGGGGAATGTCTTTGGCATTGTTCCCAAAGGCCCCGATGCGGCTGCCTGGAAAATCGCCCATGGGAGAGAAAAACTGGCTATACACCCGGCTTGA
- a CDS encoding transporter substrate-binding domain-containing protein — MFSSSKKGLFRQRAAIVAIMLSTAMGLYAGGSKEPGASGNSETKTIIYAATAGMPRPFSYVNADNKLEGHNIELIQAIFARLPQYELRFEVTDFPSIFSGLDSDRYQLGVNNFGMNNERKEKYIFSDPIFKNTDIVAFSPTAKIPSGKIGSFRELAGLTTINATGNNASTILQNYNNANADAQIKLNYTDADLVTQVQDVENGKYDFILLDKPLYDEYVKVYDLKLKAVEITPELLAQITNSPYTYFIIAKGYEKLAGEINTVLRELVKDGTSKAINLKYFGSDYTPD, encoded by the coding sequence ATGTTTTCATCATCAAAAAAAGGTCTATTTCGACAAAGGGCAGCTATTGTTGCCATCATGTTGTCTACCGCCATGGGACTATATGCGGGGGGCAGCAAAGAACCGGGCGCTTCCGGAAATTCGGAAACTAAAACGATAATCTACGCCGCCACTGCGGGTATGCCCAGGCCCTTTTCCTACGTGAATGCGGACAACAAACTGGAGGGGCATAATATAGAGCTTATCCAGGCAATTTTTGCCCGCCTCCCCCAGTATGAATTACGGTTTGAAGTTACCGATTTTCCGTCCATCTTTTCAGGGCTCGATTCGGACCGGTATCAGCTTGGGGTTAACAACTTCGGCATGAATAACGAGCGCAAGGAAAAATACATCTTCAGCGATCCGATTTTTAAGAACACCGACATCGTAGCCTTCTCGCCGACCGCTAAAATTCCGTCCGGTAAGATCGGATCCTTCCGCGAACTGGCGGGACTGACCACCATCAACGCCACGGGGAATAATGCTTCCACTATTTTACAGAACTACAACAACGCAAACGCCGATGCTCAGATAAAACTTAATTACACCGATGCGGATCTGGTTACCCAGGTGCAGGATGTGGAGAATGGAAAATACGATTTTATTCTGCTTGATAAACCCCTCTATGATGAATATGTCAAGGTATACGATCTTAAGCTGAAAGCCGTGGAGATTACCCCGGAATTGCTTGCCCAAATTACCAATTCTCCCTACACCTATTTTATCATCGCCAAGGGATATGAAAAACTTGCCGGTGAAATCAACACCGTTCTGCGGGAACTGGTAAAAGACGGTACATCAAAGGCGATTAACCTGAAATATTTCGGTTCCGATTACACACCGGACTGA
- a CDS encoding amino acid ABC transporter permease — MAKLFDFPLVFTQIPLILEALPMTLALTILAFIGGLMVALPIAIVKMNKVPVLRQICAVFVSITRGTPVLVQLYLIYFGIPLMFKYINFYHGTNFNVRNVPSIVFALIALALNEAAYNSETIRAALQSVAKGQIEAAHSLGMTGIQTLKRVIIPQAFLIAMPPLGNSLIGLLKGTSLAFVCSLVEMTARGKILAGVNYRYFEAYCSLAIIYWVLTLAIEQGLRHAEKKLRIPDTAPPIVIGKDHI, encoded by the coding sequence ATGGCTAAGTTATTCGATTTCCCATTGGTATTTACCCAGATTCCGCTCATTCTGGAAGCGCTGCCCATGACCCTGGCCCTCACCATCCTGGCGTTCATCGGCGGGCTCATGGTGGCGCTTCCTATTGCCATTGTAAAAATGAACAAGGTACCGGTGCTGCGCCAAATATGCGCAGTATTTGTGTCAATTACCCGGGGCACCCCGGTGCTTGTTCAATTGTATCTGATTTACTTTGGCATCCCCCTGATGTTTAAGTATATCAACTTTTATCACGGCACTAATTTTAATGTGCGGAATGTGCCTTCCATTGTGTTTGCCCTTATCGCCCTGGCGCTGAACGAAGCGGCGTACAATTCAGAAACAATCCGCGCCGCCCTGCAGTCGGTTGCCAAGGGGCAGATAGAAGCCGCCCACTCCCTGGGGATGACGGGGATACAAACCTTAAAGCGGGTCATTATTCCCCAGGCTTTTCTTATCGCCATGCCGCCCCTGGGCAATTCCCTTATCGGCTTGCTCAAGGGAACCTCCCTGGCCTTTGTCTGCTCCCTGGTGGAGATGACCGCCCGGGGTAAAATTCTGGCGGGGGTGAACTATCGGTATTTTGAAGCCTACTGTTCCCTGGCAATTATTTACTGGGTCCTTACCCTGGCTATAGAACAGGGGCTGCGTCATGCGGAAAAGAAACTCCGCATACCCGACACCGCCCCGCCCATAGTCATTGGAAAGGATCATATATGA
- a CDS encoding amino acid ABC transporter ATP-binding protein translates to MIEIQGLSKRFNDNIVLDDLNLHIEKSQVVAIIGPSGTGKSTLLRCMNLLEQPEKGSIRIGDFSMDLTDKTSHNRVELRKRTAMVFQQFNLFHHKTALQNVMEGLITVKKLKHADAEELARKHLADVGLSDRLGHYPQHLSGGQQQRVAIARALAMSPEVLLFDEPTSALDPELVGEVLDTIRETARSGYTMMLVSHEMNFVRTVASRVIFLENGKIIEDGTPVDVFNRPKHPRTKEFLAKMNQLNGPDYII, encoded by the coding sequence ATGATTGAGATCCAAGGGCTTAGTAAACGGTTTAACGACAATATCGTGCTGGATGATCTGAATCTGCATATCGAAAAAAGCCAGGTGGTGGCGATTATCGGCCCATCGGGTACGGGAAAGTCTACCCTGCTGCGGTGCATGAACCTGTTGGAACAGCCGGAAAAGGGCAGTATCCGTATCGGGGATTTTTCCATGGACCTTACGGACAAAACAAGCCATAACCGGGTTGAACTCCGTAAGCGCACAGCGATGGTGTTTCAGCAGTTCAATCTCTTTCATCACAAAACGGCGCTGCAAAATGTTATGGAAGGGCTTATTACCGTAAAAAAGCTGAAGCACGCCGATGCGGAAGAACTGGCGCGGAAACATCTGGCGGACGTGGGCCTTTCCGACCGGCTGGGACACTATCCCCAGCACCTTTCCGGCGGGCAGCAGCAGCGGGTTGCCATTGCCCGGGCGCTTGCCATGAGTCCTGAGGTACTGCTCTTTGACGAGCCCACCTCAGCGCTGGACCCTGAACTGGTGGGGGAAGTGCTGGACACCATACGGGAGACAGCCCGCAGCGGGTACACCATGATGCTGGTTTCCCACGAAATGAATTTTGTACGGACCGTTGCGTCCCGGGTTATCTTTCTGGAAAACGGAAAAATTATCGAAGATGGAACTCCTGTGGATGTGTTCAACCGCCCGAAACATCCGCGTACAAAAGAATTTTTGGCAAAGATGAATCAACTTAACGGACCGGATTATATTATCTAA
- a CDS encoding metal-dependent hydrolase family protein, translated as MKQLITNIQVFDGTHEPLIEHASIIIDNNIITEITQENVSRDQFDTVTDGRLSTAIPGLTDCHVHFSISKAPGQLDAMRIDETAIRAAKNAEATLYRGFTTVRDAGSLVFGLKKSIDEGYVDGPRIFPSHGIISQTSGHGDSRGSQAQGKTVFGHDSPTMKTGAFITADGVPEVLHAVREQLFLGASQIKIMAGGGIGSLYDPLESLQFTPEEMRAAVQAAADFGTYVFAHLYTPQQMQRAAEAGVQCFEHGTLLDKETAQIIKNKNIWLCPQFALFFDNFVSDVVTSPTQDRKRLLVQKAAYTQAEIINEFDLPTVFGTDLAMTKEWCDRYQPAEFRSKKKVHGSFKGLLTATGNVQELFKLCGYRNPYPDGKIGVLEAGSFADILLIKGNPAADLDLLSDINNIKMIMKDGKIYKNTL; from the coding sequence ATGAAACAATTAATTACCAACATACAGGTTTTTGACGGAACCCACGAGCCGCTCATTGAACATGCCTCCATTATTATTGACAATAACATTATTACTGAAATAACCCAGGAAAATGTTTCCCGGGATCAGTTTGACACGGTTACCGACGGCAGGCTTTCCACGGCGATTCCCGGTCTGACCGACTGCCACGTGCATTTTTCAATTTCCAAAGCCCCGGGACAGCTTGATGCCATGCGCATAGACGAAACCGCTATCCGGGCGGCAAAAAATGCGGAAGCAACCCTGTACCGGGGCTTTACCACCGTTCGGGACGCGGGGAGCCTGGTGTTCGGCCTGAAAAAAAGCATTGATGAGGGCTATGTAGACGGTCCGCGGATTTTCCCTTCCCATGGGATCATCTCCCAAACTTCGGGACACGGCGATTCCCGGGGAAGCCAGGCCCAGGGCAAAACCGTTTTTGGACACGATTCCCCAACCATGAAGACCGGCGCCTTTATCACCGCCGACGGGGTTCCGGAGGTGCTCCATGCGGTGCGGGAACAACTGTTTCTGGGCGCATCCCAGATAAAAATAATGGCCGGCGGAGGAATCGGCTCCCTCTACGATCCCCTGGAATCCCTGCAGTTTACCCCGGAAGAAATGCGCGCAGCGGTACAGGCAGCCGCTGATTTTGGCACCTATGTGTTTGCCCATTTATATACCCCCCAGCAGATGCAGCGTGCAGCGGAAGCGGGTGTGCAATGTTTTGAACACGGAACCCTGCTGGATAAAGAAACTGCCCAAATCATCAAGAATAAAAATATCTGGCTCTGTCCGCAGTTTGCCCTGTTCTTTGATAACTTTGTCTCCGATGTGGTTACCAGCCCAACCCAGGACCGGAAGCGCCTGTTGGTACAAAAGGCAGCCTACACCCAAGCGGAGATCATCAATGAATTTGATCTCCCCACCGTTTTCGGCACGGATCTTGCCATGACCAAAGAATGGTGCGACCGGTACCAGCCTGCGGAATTCCGTTCAAAAAAGAAGGTCCACGGCAGCTTTAAGGGCCTGCTCACCGCCACCGGAAATGTCCAAGAACTATTCAAACTGTGCGGCTACCGAAACCCCTATCCCGATGGAAAAATAGGAGTTCTGGAAGCAGGTTCCTTCGCAGATATACTGCTTATAAAAGGCAATCCCGCAGCGGACCTTGATCTCCTTTCGGACATCAACAATATAAAGATGATTATGAAGGATGGAAAAATCTACAAGAATACCCTATAA